The following are encoded in a window of Candidatus Moraniibacteriota bacterium genomic DNA:
- a CDS encoding uracil-DNA glycosylase, with protein METFEKLEGRIVKCYKCSLATTAKRKVPGSGNKKAHILFVGEAPGKKEDETGEPFVGTSGKILNELLDSISISRSEIFIANIVKCRPPKNRDPSPSEIILCKPWLLKQISLIQPKVIVTLGRHSLKIFLGNDKNISECHGKNHTISFSKEIKAITIIPLYHPAATIYNKKLKKVLFEDFQKLREFLS; from the coding sequence ATGGAAACTTTTGAAAAATTAGAAGGTCGTATTGTTAAATGCTATAAATGTTCTTTAGCAACAACAGCAAAAAGAAAAGTTCCAGGATCAGGGAATAAAAAAGCTCATATCCTTTTTGTAGGGGAGGCTCCTGGAAAAAAAGAAGATGAAACAGGGGAGCCTTTTGTGGGAACGTCTGGAAAAATACTCAATGAACTCCTTGATTCCATATCCATAAGTCGTTCTGAAATCTTTATTGCTAATATTGTTAAATGTCGCCCTCCAAAAAATAGAGATCCTTCTCCTTCGGAGATTATTTTATGTAAACCATGGCTATTAAAGCAAATATCATTAATACAGCCAAAAGTTATCGTTACTCTTGGAAGACATTCTCTTAAAATATTTCTTGGAAATGATAAAAATATTTCAGAATGTCATGGAAAAAATCACACTATTTCTTTTTCTAAAGAAATAAAAGCTATCACCATAATTCCACTGTATCATCCAGCTGCGACTATTTATAACAAAAAATTAAAAAAAGTACTCTTCGAAGATTTTCAGAAACTTCGAGAATTCCTTTCCTAG
- a CDS encoding PrgI family protein, translating to MMRFPVPQFIGVEDKIAGPLTWKQLYWMIAMGVFLLLLWKAFSLIVFIPLGGLVVSIFTAFAFYKPWGQPLSKMVWHAMIFLFRPKTYTWQQTPTAAKIIGGDIAIPIAPKKEDPKKTLQRIQDYSEVLDNPTKKTFSDSMVTPKSKRDILSIFSKKEK from the coding sequence ATGATGCGATTTCCTGTTCCACAATTTATCGGAGTTGAAGATAAGATTGCAGGACCCCTCACATGGAAGCAACTTTATTGGATGATTGCTATGGGAGTATTTCTTCTCCTTCTATGGAAAGCTTTTTCCCTTATTGTTTTCATCCCTCTTGGTGGACTTGTTGTGAGTATTTTTACAGCATTTGCTTTCTATAAACCATGGGGTCAACCCCTTTCTAAAATGGTATGGCATGCTATGATATTTCTATTTCGACCCAAAACATATACCTGGCAACAAACACCCACTGCTGCAAAGATCATCGGGGGGGACATTGCCATTCCGATAGCTCCAAAAAAAGAAGATCCTAAAAAAACATTACAACGAATACAAGATTATTCAGAAGTTCTTGATAATCCTACAAAGAAAACTTTTTCAGATTCAATGGTGACTCCGAAATCAAAACGTGATATACTTTCAATATTCTCAAAAAAAGAAAAATAA
- the gyrA gene encoding DNA gyrase subunit A: MKEETEKSLFSENIKDKSIVDEIQQSYLDYAMSVIVSRALPDVRDGLKPVHRRILYSLWTSGLKSSAKFRKSATVVGDVLGKYHPHGDTAVYDSMVRMAQDFSLRYPLIWGQGNFGSMDGDSAAAYRYTEAKLQKIAEEMLFDIEKETVNFVPNFDGVHKEPSVLPSKLPQLLLNGSVGIAVGMATNIPPHNLGELVDALVYLVDNADAGVDDLMEFIKGPDFPTGGIIFGREDIREAYGTGRGKIAMRGKAEIVEVRDGVFHIIISEMTYATNKADFLQKIANLVHEGKMTGIKDLRDESDRDGVRVVVELKKDAYPKKVLNRLYAMTDLQKNFNVNMLALVDGIEPKVLNLKTVLEAHLKHREEVVLRRTKFDLQKAKDRAHILEGLKKALDHINKIIETIKKSPSKEEAHVNLVNSFQFSDKQASAILEMRLQTLAGLERKKIEDELEEKKILMKELQSILDSRETLMGIVKDEYREIKKTYGDARKTKVVSQGVGDINQEDLIPNQEVIIALSRDGYVKRMDPSTYRVQHRGGKGVIGAATKENDLIRRVLTVMMHDDLFFFTNFGKVFQLKAYELPESSRVSKGQSMVNFLQLSPSEYITEFVAFGKDHAYKYLVMATAQGVIKKTAILDLMKVRRSGLIAIRLDEKDTLGWVKPTFGNNEIVLTTAKGQAIRFFEEDVRSMGRTAAGVRGIRLHHGDEVVGMDVIQDLDKHPELLIITKEGYGKRSKFSQYKIQKRGGGGIRTANITPKTGNLVWASVVYKEDLEEDLIIITKKGQIIRIALKTIPLLGRSTQGVRIMRPKAGDELSAATTV, encoded by the coding sequence ATGAAAGAAGAAACGGAAAAATCTTTATTTTCTGAAAATATTAAAGATAAGTCTATTGTTGATGAAATTCAACAATCATACCTTGATTATGCTATGAGTGTGATTGTTTCTCGAGCATTGCCAGATGTTCGAGATGGTCTTAAGCCAGTACACAGAAGAATTCTTTATTCACTGTGGACTTCGGGTTTAAAATCAAGTGCAAAATTTAGAAAATCAGCCACAGTAGTTGGAGATGTTCTTGGAAAATATCACCCACACGGAGATACTGCTGTATACGATTCAATGGTTCGAATGGCGCAAGATTTTTCTTTGAGGTACCCATTAATTTGGGGTCAAGGTAACTTTGGATCAATGGATGGGGATAGCGCTGCTGCTTATCGTTATACTGAAGCAAAATTGCAGAAGATAGCAGAAGAAATGCTTTTTGATATTGAAAAAGAAACTGTTAACTTTGTTCCAAATTTCGATGGTGTTCATAAAGAACCTTCAGTTCTTCCTTCTAAATTACCACAACTTCTTCTTAATGGGAGTGTTGGAATAGCTGTGGGTATGGCTACGAATATACCTCCTCATAATTTAGGAGAACTTGTGGATGCTCTTGTATATCTTGTGGATAATGCTGATGCAGGAGTTGATGATCTTATGGAATTTATAAAAGGACCAGATTTTCCTACAGGAGGAATTATTTTTGGGCGAGAAGATATTCGAGAGGCTTATGGCACGGGTAGGGGAAAGATTGCAATGCGAGGTAAAGCTGAAATTGTGGAGGTTCGTGATGGAGTATTTCATATTATTATTTCTGAAATGACCTATGCCACAAATAAAGCTGATTTTTTACAGAAAATTGCTAATCTAGTTCATGAGGGAAAAATGACAGGAATTAAGGATCTTCGAGATGAATCTGATAGGGACGGAGTTCGTGTTGTTGTAGAGTTAAAGAAAGACGCTTATCCCAAGAAAGTCTTAAATAGATTGTATGCAATGACAGATCTGCAAAAGAATTTTAATGTAAATATGCTGGCTTTGGTTGATGGAATAGAACCAAAAGTACTTAATCTGAAAACAGTCTTAGAGGCGCATTTAAAACACAGAGAAGAAGTTGTTCTTAGAAGGACAAAGTTTGATCTTCAAAAAGCGAAAGATCGAGCACATATTTTGGAGGGATTAAAAAAGGCACTTGATCATATAAATAAGATTATAGAGACTATAAAAAAGTCGCCCTCAAAAGAAGAGGCTCATGTAAATCTTGTTAATTCTTTTCAATTTTCAGATAAACAGGCTTCAGCAATTTTGGAAATGCGTTTGCAGACATTGGCTGGTTTGGAACGAAAAAAGATTGAAGATGAATTAGAAGAAAAGAAAATTTTAATGAAAGAACTCCAGAGTATTCTTGATTCACGAGAGACTCTTATGGGTATTGTAAAAGATGAATATCGTGAAATAAAAAAGACTTATGGGGATGCTCGAAAAACTAAAGTAGTATCGCAAGGTGTTGGAGATATTAATCAAGAAGATCTCATACCTAACCAAGAGGTTATAATAGCTTTATCAAGGGATGGCTATGTGAAAAGAATGGATCCTTCAACCTATCGTGTTCAACATAGAGGAGGTAAGGGAGTTATTGGTGCTGCAACTAAAGAAAATGATCTTATTCGTAGAGTGTTAACGGTGATGATGCATGATGATTTATTTTTCTTTACAAATTTTGGTAAGGTATTTCAATTAAAAGCCTATGAATTACCAGAATCATCTAGAGTTTCTAAGGGGCAATCAATGGTTAATTTTCTACAGTTATCGCCAAGTGAATATATAACTGAATTCGTTGCTTTTGGAAAAGACCATGCTTATAAATATTTAGTTATGGCCACAGCTCAGGGTGTTATAAAGAAAACAGCTATATTGGATTTGATGAAGGTTCGAAGAAGTGGTCTTATTGCGATTCGCTTGGATGAAAAAGATACTTTGGGTTGGGTAAAACCAACATTTGGAAATAATGAAATAGTCTTAACAACGGCCAAAGGACAAGCTATTCGATTTTTCGAAGAGGATGTGCGGTCTATGGGAAGAACGGCTGCTGGTGTTCGCGGAATAAGATTGCATCATGGCGATGAGGTTGTGGGCATGGACGTTATCCAAGATCTAGATAAACATCCTGAACTTCTTATTATTACAAAAGAAGGCTATGGAAAAAGAAGTAAATTCTCTCAATATAAAATCCAAAAAAGAGGTGGGGGAGGTATTCGAACTGCTAATATAACACCAAAAACAGGTAATTTAGTTTGGGCTAGCGTTGTTTATAAAGAAGATCTTGAAGAAGATTTGATTATCATAACGAAGAAAGGACAAATAATTCGAATTGCTCTCAAAACTATTCCTCTTTTGGGTAGATCTACACAGGGAGTTCGTATTATGCGTCCAAAAGCAGGGGATGAATTAAGTGCAGCAACGACAGTATAA
- a CDS encoding MBL fold metallo-hydrolase gives MIIQYFGGTSFKIQTRPEGRLAEELTFFIDPDEKTAGLKGLYTEADIIFLTSSKKKSSLSKIKGKPMSIHLPGEYSHHRVNIIGYDCENRDGVCMGDKIGYFIEVEDIKIVHLGTCGNVPKEVYAQVNNCDILMIPIGGLEAMDVKRATDFIRSIEPKIIIPMYYGIPQSYGEENTKDAFYSEMAIKDCEVLPKLTIKSRDLVNRNMDIVELLPQIL, from the coding sequence ATGATTATTCAGTATTTTGGCGGTACAAGTTTTAAAATTCAAACTCGACCTGAGGGTCGATTAGCTGAAGAACTTACCTTTTTTATTGATCCTGATGAAAAAACAGCGGGTTTGAAAGGTTTATATACAGAGGCAGATATTATATTTCTAACTTCATCAAAAAAGAAATCTTCCTTATCTAAAATAAAAGGAAAGCCAATGTCTATCCATTTACCAGGAGAATATTCACATCACAGAGTTAATATTATAGGATATGATTGTGAAAATAGAGATGGTGTTTGCATGGGGGATAAAATAGGATATTTTATAGAAGTTGAGGATATAAAAATTGTTCATTTAGGAACCTGTGGTAATGTTCCTAAAGAGGTGTATGCACAAGTGAATAATTGTGATATTTTAATGATTCCCATAGGAGGATTAGAAGCTATGGATGTTAAGAGAGCAACGGATTTTATACGCTCCATAGAGCCAAAAATAATAATTCCTATGTATTATGGAATACCACAATCATACGGAGAAGAGAATACAAAAGATGCTTTTTATTCTGAGATGGCAATCAAAGATTGTGAAGTTCTTCCTAAATTAACAATAAAATCGAGAGATCTTGTTAATAGAAATATGGATATTGTTGAATTATTACCACAAATTCTGTAA
- a CDS encoding 3D domain-containing protein: protein MTLYCNSVLRMKYFFGSSLFLFSLFLFTPLYAIAETESGDLREKDLLYFYNFDRTQNPNMPVYEGIIPYSEEQLVDLEYERKMSLWRKKQENRWKNLSEENFVINASAYTASADECGKSDGITASGVKVEPKRTLACPPEYPFGVKISIDGMGMYTCEDRGGAIKGNKFDIYMETKKEAIAFGRRNLEAKVIR from the coding sequence ATGACTTTATATTGTAATTCTGTTCTAAGAATGAAATATTTCTTTGGTTCTAGTTTATTTTTATTCTCATTGTTTCTTTTTACCCCTCTCTATGCAATAGCAGAAACAGAAAGCGGAGATTTGAGAGAAAAAGATTTGCTTTATTTTTATAATTTTGATCGAACGCAGAATCCAAATATGCCCGTATACGAAGGAATTATTCCTTATTCCGAAGAACAATTAGTTGATCTGGAATACGAAAGAAAAATGTCTCTTTGGAGAAAAAAACAAGAGAATCGTTGGAAAAATCTTTCGGAAGAAAATTTTGTTATAAATGCTAGCGCTTATACTGCATCAGCTGATGAATGTGGAAAATCGGATGGTATAACAGCGTCTGGTGTTAAGGTTGAGCCAAAAAGAACTTTAGCATGTCCCCCAGAATACCCTTTTGGAGTGAAAATCTCTATAGATGGAATGGGTATGTATACATGCGAAGATCGTGGTGGAGCAATAAAAGGAAATAAATTTGACATTTATATGGAAACAAAAAAAGAAGCGATTGCTTTTGGGAGAAGAAACCTTGAAGCAAAGGTTATTCGATAA
- a CDS encoding LysM peptidoglycan-binding domain-containing protein, which yields MVSCTNSKDSHLLSNGRHRSRLFHLLQRARKTRKYSAIAVVLMSVFLVSTNNISTRYKTKDQLEKEVFTHSFKTNTIEEKTSRNTIAALPYIQTNNTTTSQLEQKQEISILPPDAKTQSAFSYFSAQSFVATVNAMEKDPEIDGGMTLYVVQEGDTASSIASKHNININTLYWANNIENIDEIMPGDTLFILPVSGLKYSIKNEDTLKSLADKYEVSEDQIIAFNELPANGQLKEGDEIIIPGAKKDIPELEQEEVSPNTNLFAPRQYTGSNGKNVENRHGKPNTFPYGYCTWYVAQQKHVPWRGNAGTWLYNAKASGYATGSKPKTGSIVVTTDNTYYGHVAVVTKVSEDSITVKEMNYKGWGVVNTRDISIKDRRIKGYIY from the coding sequence ATGGTTAGTTGCACAAATAGTAAAGATAGTCATCTTTTATCTAATGGTCGGCATAGATCCCGACTCTTCCATTTATTACAAAGAGCTCGAAAAACTCGTAAGTATTCAGCTATAGCGGTTGTTTTAATGAGTGTTTTTCTTGTTTCTACTAATAATATTTCTACTCGTTATAAAACGAAAGATCAATTAGAAAAAGAAGTTTTTACGCATTCTTTTAAGACAAATACTATTGAAGAGAAAACTTCAAGAAATACCATTGCTGCTTTGCCTTATATTCAAACAAACAACACAACAACTTCACAACTAGAACAAAAACAGGAAATCTCCATTCTTCCACCTGATGCAAAAACTCAATCTGCTTTTTCTTATTTTTCAGCACAATCCTTTGTAGCTACTGTTAATGCTATGGAAAAAGATCCTGAAATAGACGGTGGTATGACTCTTTATGTAGTACAAGAAGGGGATACGGCGAGTTCGATAGCCTCAAAACATAATATAAACATCAACACACTCTACTGGGCAAACAATATTGAAAATATTGATGAGATTATGCCAGGAGACACCCTCTTCATCCTTCCTGTTTCTGGACTAAAATATAGTATTAAAAATGAAGACACTCTCAAAAGTCTTGCGGATAAATACGAAGTTAGTGAAGATCAAATCATAGCCTTTAATGAACTTCCAGCAAATGGACAATTAAAAGAAGGTGATGAAATTATTATTCCGGGAGCAAAAAAGGATATTCCTGAACTGGAACAAGAAGAAGTATCACCAAACACAAATCTTTTTGCACCGAGGCAGTATACTGGATCTAACGGAAAAAATGTTGAGAACAGACATGGTAAACCCAACACTTTTCCTTATGGTTATTGTACGTGGTATGTAGCTCAACAAAAACACGTTCCTTGGCGAGGAAATGCTGGAACGTGGCTTTATAACGCCAAAGCCTCAGGATATGCAACAGGAAGTAAACCAAAAACAGGATCTATCGTTGTTACTACTGATAATACTTATTATGGCCATGTTGCTGTAGTAACGAAAGTATCGGAAGATTCTATTACTGTAAAAGAAATGAATTATAAAGGATGGGGAGTTGTTAATACTCGAGATATTAGTATCAAAGATCGACGTATTAAAGGGTATATCTATTAG
- a CDS encoding S1 RNA-binding domain-containing protein, with protein MLENNGIHVPLVGDIVEGRVIEKESSALLLDLGVLGIGIVYGVEMRDGMGIVNALKIGDPIKAMVVDLDNEDGYIELSVRQASYERAWEDIEEKAKEKASVPTRILDANKGGLLVEVNGVTGFLPVSQLSGEHYPRVDDGDKAKILEMLRRLIGKELMIRVIDWDRQSEKLIVSEKAAQSEKEMTMISSLKKGDVVEGEVSGVVDFGAFVKFYPSEVDESKQIGDSRLEGLVHISELAWQLIDNPREIVKAGDRVKAKIIGIEESRISLSLKALKKDPWEDVETKYKVGDEVEGKVDKINPFGAFVYLDQNIHGLAHISEFKDVYQGKMMEEVLVLGNTYRWKILSIESKDHRMGLMLLKK; from the coding sequence ATGCTTGAAAATAATGGAATTCATGTTCCATTAGTGGGTGATATCGTAGAAGGACGTGTTATCGAAAAAGAATCAAGTGCTCTTTTGTTAGATTTAGGCGTTTTAGGTATTGGTATTGTTTATGGTGTTGAAATGCGTGACGGCATGGGAATTGTTAATGCTCTCAAAATAGGAGACCCTATAAAAGCAATGGTTGTAGATTTAGATAATGAAGATGGGTATATAGAACTTTCTGTTCGTCAGGCATCTTATGAACGAGCATGGGAAGATATTGAAGAGAAAGCAAAAGAAAAAGCATCTGTTCCAACAAGGATTCTTGATGCAAATAAAGGAGGTTTACTTGTTGAAGTAAATGGAGTTACAGGATTTTTACCAGTTTCTCAATTGTCAGGAGAACATTATCCTCGAGTTGATGATGGAGATAAAGCAAAAATTTTGGAAATGTTACGCAGATTAATTGGAAAAGAATTAATGATTCGTGTTATTGATTGGGATAGACAATCAGAAAAACTTATTGTAAGTGAAAAAGCTGCTCAGAGTGAGAAAGAAATGACTATGATCTCTAGTTTGAAGAAAGGAGATGTTGTTGAAGGTGAGGTGAGTGGTGTTGTTGATTTTGGAGCTTTTGTTAAATTTTATCCTTCCGAAGTAGATGAATCAAAGCAAATTGGAGATAGTAGACTAGAAGGATTGGTTCATATTTCAGAATTAGCTTGGCAATTAATCGATAATCCTCGAGAAATAGTAAAAGCGGGTGATAGGGTAAAAGCAAAGATTATTGGTATAGAAGAATCTAGAATCTCACTCTCACTTAAGGCTCTTAAAAAAGATCCTTGGGAAGATGTAGAGACTAAATATAAGGTTGGGGATGAAGTAGAAGGTAAAGTTGATAAGATAAATCCTTTTGGTGCTTTCGTTTATCTTGATCAAAATATTCACGGACTTGCTCATATTAGTGAATTTAAAGATGTATATCAGGGAAAGATGATGGAAGAAGTTCTTGTTTTAGGAAATACGTATCGTTGGAAAATTCTTTCTATAGAATCAAAAGATCATCGTATGGGACTAATGCTTCTTAAAAAGTAA
- the rbfA gene encoding 30S ribosome-binding factor RbfA produces MSLRRIEKINEVINREVSDILKRDFSLDSEIFCTIIKVDTSPDLKHSKVHLSIYPEKRAPSFLKRLSKQKDKIEKKLFSKLCMRIVPKIDFIYNKTEQKADHIEYLLKRIHDEQQS; encoded by the coding sequence ATGAGTTTACGACGAATTGAAAAAATAAACGAAGTTATAAATCGAGAAGTTTCAGACATATTAAAACGTGATTTTTCCTTAGATTCAGAGATTTTCTGTACTATTATCAAAGTAGATACTTCACCAGATTTAAAACATTCAAAGGTGCATCTTAGTATATATCCAGAAAAAAGAGCCCCTTCTTTCTTAAAACGCTTAAGTAAACAAAAAGATAAAATTGAAAAAAAATTATTTTCTAAACTCTGCATGAGAATAGTTCCGAAAATTGACTTTATTTATAATAAGACAGAACAAAAGGCCGATCATATTGAATATTTGCTAAAACGTATCCACGATGAACAACAGTCCTGA
- a CDS encoding bifunctional oligoribonuclease/PAP phosphatase NrnA, which produces MNNSPDLLKTPSRIKPSLEQQKKKFHKEFHTFYHILKNSKNFLLVAHSYPDFDTLGSNVALYRFLKQNNKKVTITCTQELPSEISHLYPSIYLENPENLSLHSYDVIIACDSVDRGFSTIIYPQIDITKQITVIIDHHPDITTRADVMILDQSASSACELLTKFFYSQNIEISSLMATSLLSGILGDTGNFQHTNTTKQVLKITSLLLNKGAHLKKISSGIFANKKLSTLQLWGKALENAKINKEIGVIITGITQKEITDCHAHSEEISQVANMLATVPGIHFSLVLTQYDAYTVKGSLRAEPTHNNPIDLSQLAHKLGGGGHALASGFTLKGHLIQRKNDWIIL; this is translated from the coding sequence ATGAACAACAGTCCTGACTTACTGAAAACACCCTCGAGGATAAAGCCTTCTCTAGAACAACAAAAAAAGAAATTTCATAAAGAATTCCACACGTTCTATCACATTTTAAAAAATTCTAAAAATTTTCTTCTTGTTGCACACTCTTATCCTGACTTTGACACTTTAGGCTCAAATGTAGCTCTTTATAGATTTCTCAAACAGAATAATAAAAAAGTAACCATTACTTGTACCCAAGAATTACCTTCGGAAATATCACATCTCTATCCTTCTATTTATCTAGAAAATCCAGAAAATCTCTCTCTTCATTCCTATGATGTCATTATAGCCTGTGATTCGGTTGATAGGGGATTCTCAACTATTATTTATCCCCAGATAGACATAACGAAACAAATAACTGTTATTATCGATCATCACCCCGATATCACAACACGTGCTGATGTAATGATTTTAGATCAATCCGCCTCTTCTGCTTGTGAATTATTAACAAAATTTTTTTATTCTCAAAATATAGAAATTTCTTCTCTTATGGCAACGTCCTTACTTTCAGGAATATTGGGGGATACGGGAAATTTTCAACACACAAACACAACAAAACAAGTTCTTAAAATAACATCACTTCTTTTAAATAAAGGAGCTCATCTAAAAAAAATTTCGTCTGGTATTTTTGCAAACAAAAAACTAAGCACACTCCAATTATGGGGAAAAGCTCTAGAAAATGCTAAAATAAACAAAGAAATTGGAGTTATTATTACAGGAATAACGCAAAAAGAAATAACTGATTGCCATGCTCATTCAGAAGAAATTTCTCAAGTTGCCAATATGCTTGCTACCGTTCCTGGTATTCATTTTTCTCTTGTATTAACTCAATACGATGCCTATACTGTAAAAGGAAGTCTTCGAGCAGAGCCTACTCATAACAATCCTATCGACCTTTCTCAACTCGCCCATAAATTAGGCGGGGGAGGACATGCGCTTGCTAGCGGATTTACGCTCAAAGGCCATCTTATTCAAAGAAAAAATGATTGGATAATCCTCTAA